The Oenanthe melanoleuca isolate GR-GAL-2019-014 chromosome 1, OMel1.0, whole genome shotgun sequence genome segment TGAAACATTCAGCACCGGTTTAAGGATATGGGAAGATGGATAATCTCTTTGGTGGGAGTAAAAGCGAGGAGACTCCTGGTGACCAAGTGTGATCTCTCACCACTATGGTCTCACAATTCCTTGCAAAAGATTCTCAGGTGCCAACCCAAAACTGGTTACTTTTATTGTCCCCACTAGTTCCCTTAGCAGGCTGCCCCAGAACCCAACTGCTGTAGTggttaaatttttttaatttccagtttaAATGAATTCCCTGCTAGTTTATATTTTCTTGTGCCTGTGCCAGCGTGGCTCTAGCTGAAGCTGTACTTCCTCCCTGGTGTTTATTTCCCTTGAGTACAGATTTCACTTTGCTTAACTAACCGAATCAGCCCCCTCGTGCATTGTGAGCCCTCCATACTCTCTTACTTGCTCTTCAAATAGAGTGCAAAAGTGCTCTCTTACCTGCACTTCAAATTAAGCTTTCTTGGCTAGAAATGAGCACAGTTCTCTTCCACAGGTGAAGTCTGATCAGCATCTCTCACAGGCACCGTAGCACACACCTACAGCTACCAGAAATGCCTCCTGGATTTCATGTCTTCTCCTCTGGTGATCCAGAGTACTTCTTCTTTTCTGATGGTTATAGTCAAAGAAGCTCCAGTTTATAGCTAAAATCTTGATTTTTAGGTCCTATGCTCCTTTTCCCTTTAACTTTGTGCTACAAAGTTCagcccttttttcttttactgacaCCTTCAAGGCCACCTACATCCTCCTGCGTGATACCCTCATCCAATTTGGCAATGCtgctgggttttatttatttactcaaGCATTTATTCTTTTGCAATCTCAGTTGTCCTTTTCTGTCATTAGTAAGGGATAGAGATTGTGAGGCTAGTGTCTAATCTTCCATCTTACCTCTGGACATTACATCACCAGCAGCTGGAGATAGGTACTGTCTGTTCTATTTCCCTTCCTTTTATTACCTTTTCCCCCCATGCTAAGTTTGTATTAAGTGCCCTCAGGATTTAAAAAGCCAACCAGATGTGAGGAGATAGTGGAAGTAATAATAACCAAAGTGAAGTTTCCCCATGGGAACAGTTTTTGAAGTGCTgtctttaaaaaggaaaattcccaggagggaaaaaaattccagttatATTTAAGACAgggctgaaaaataaaatcaagtccATTTTTTAGAGTGCTatggaaagtaaaaaaaaataaaattattgcaaatCAAACAAGTCAATTTTAAGTTATACACTGGATTGAGGTCtattttaaatccttttgtTCATCAGCACTGGAGCCAGTGCCTGTAGGATTTTCCAGGCAGTGCCTGTTTGTTTCCTGAACAAACCATTCTGCCCACAGAGAGctctgtttcctgcagctctttgtgGTCCCACCTGCTTTGAAGCCCTCATCAAGTCAAGAGGTCTCTTCTTTGCCTTTCCCACCTTTCCCTTCAGTCTAGCCCTGTGCCAGTCtgtttccctctcctgctcacagATTTCTGAAGCCCAAAGGGATCGGTATAATCGCATCGCTTGGCCTCTCAATTGGCCAAGAACTCCCTCACCCCGCTCCTTACGCACTCCCCAAATTCTCTTTGGGACACCCCATGGTGGGGTTTGGAGtagggagagctgggagagggaggtgTGCCCTACTGCTCTCACACAAGGTCTGCATTCATTCCCAGTTCCATCGTGAGGTCGCTGCAGGTTTTCTGCTGGGCTGAAGAGCCCTCTGCTGTCAGAAGCCTCCTTCCCGTTTAGGCAAtgccagcctctgctccagaggAGTGAACTCAGGCACAGGAGTCTTGAGCTCATGTTAACCTGTGGTGCTAAGGCAGTGTTTCCAGGCTTCCAGTCATCCTTGTTTCACCCTTCTTGAGTCttctttgatttcatttttagtCTCCAATACCCATACTTCCTACAAGTTTGTAGGAGTTTGTAGGAGCAGCTCTCCTAcaaagaaaggctgagaaaatgaaagagaatttGGATTGTTCTGGAGAAGATAAGGTTTTGGGCTGATGTAATTGCAGCCTTCTGTACCTGAACGGCatctacaagaaagatggagaaaggCTATTTACAAGAGCACATAgtgaaaggagaaggggaatggcttcaaactaaaagagagcaggtttaggCTGGATGTTAGGatgaaattctttgctgtgacaATGCTGAgtcactggcacaggttgcccagggaagctgtgggtgctccatccctggcagtgttcaaggccagcctgggtgagctctgagcaaacctggtctagtggaaggtgcccctgcctgtggcagggaggctgggactggatgatctttaaggtctcctccaacccaaaccattctgtgattcttcaaAGAGGAGAATTTTTACCTCTGTTGTCAGTGAACCCAGGCTAATGCATCCCAGTGTAACCCATCTGCACAGAGGAAGAATTATGCAAGTACCATTCATTTCCTTGGTTGTCTTCCAATCGCAATTCCTTTTGGAGTTCTCCATCTTGAAAGAGCACACTATGTTTATGTCCCTGGGTGAATGCCTTTTCTGCATTCAGTGCAGCCAAAAATACCTactatttataaataaaaacaccaaTAGTTACTGACTGTTCAGTACATCTGCTCTTTTTCCAACATTTATTACTTGCATTGTTCTTTGGATCTTCTGAAAGCTTCATCAGCATTGGTTTAATACCTTTTTTCAGATCATTAATCAAGTTACTAATGAGCATTAGTTTCAGAACAACATCCTACtggaaataatttcacattCTACAGtctcttttctccctcattACTTGAAATCTATCAGTGAACTAAAATTTATAATATTGGCCCTTTTGTTGTTTCAATAATTACTAGCTTATTTTACATCAGAACACAGTCTTGTGTGGCCAGATAAAATGCCTTGTGCTATTGTAACCTCTGACTCTGGGTTGCTGTAGTGCCTTAGTTAATGCAACCCATAATTTAATCAGAAATTATCACAGTTGTTGGACAGGAACAATTTCGAGAAGTGAGAGCACATATTATAAACACTGAGACAAATATTTGTTTACCTAGTTTAGAGGTGTGGATATaatctaattttttatttacaagtaTTCGCACCACATTAACTTTCCCAGACTTGTTTCTCCCCAGTATTCTATAATTCCCCCAGTATTTTACAATACTTCAAAAAGTACAGTGAAAGATGCACAGCCCTTCAGGCCCACCCACAAAAACCTCTAAGGACAAAGTTCCCACTAGCCATAATGGGTTTGATTTTCATGATATATTTTCAATTATGGAAAACTGAATATataacaaacaaaaccaccacagTTTCTGGTTTATTTGTGTGTAGCTGCTGCATTTTCACCCAAGGTTATACTATCCATCTTCCTAGTAGTATTTCCAGCCTCCCTCCACCTCATTCTACCCACCTCCCCTTTCCTGTGTCCCTTTAAAGCGTGTCAGGCCCTTCTGTCTCATTCCAGGTGCCTTACTTGCTCCTTAGGAAGGTACTTGGTACCACTGAACTGCACTGATCTGGTGCTTCAATTCGTCTGATATAAAGGTGACAGCTATGGGAGAAGGAGCAAGAAGGGATTTTGTCTCTCATGGAACTATGCCCTGCCCATCTGAAATAAATactgtttcattttcatgttGAGAACACCCAACCTTCTCTTTCTCCATCCTGTTGGCATAGCTGATGAAATGGAAAAGTCAGAAATGGAAAAGTCTCATCCCACCCTTTCCCATGCCCTGATACAGGAGGTAGAGTGCTTTTAAGGGAAACCATTTCACTTGAAACTGTAATTAATAGGGAAAAAACTAACCCCAGGTAGGCATGCTCCCTTCTTTGGAAACAACCCTCCTGCTTTCTGAAGTCAGAAGTCCATGCACTATGTCAGCCTGGGACAAGCAAAGGGGTCGCCCTCTCAATAAACTTCCCCTACTTCCTGGTTTGGGATCTCTAAAACTCTCCCCTGGGCTCCTGTCTTAACACAAAGTTCTCCTCTCACTGACCTTCTTTTGCCTATTCCTAGACCACCAGTGCGTTGCTGCCCCGGGAGAAGGCTGAGACCTTGGGAATGGCTGTGCAGCAATTAGCATGGCTCAGGCAGCCAGGTAAATCACCCTCCCACTGTGGAATGGAAGAGCACGCAAGAGTGCTACCTAAATCCGTAAGCAGGACAGCACCCAACAGGGAGCAAAGGCTGAATCCAGATAAAAGGATTTGGGATTAGACCAAGATTAGGAAATCCATGCCCAAAGAGGAATGGATCCTCACGATCAAAGGTCAGTGCTAATCCCCACCACCAACACCTTCCTTCCTGTTCTCTATCTCAGACATCTCCTCAAAATCCGGCCAGGACTGGGCAGCTGGTTACTGCCACCATCTCCCTGCAGTAAGCACCTTTCTGAGCTCAGATGGTTCTCCACTGGGTCAAAGCACCAAGTGTCACATCTTGCACTGGCTCAAGACTGCCAgagggctgctgctgttgcagtCCCTTCTTTCACAGTCTGGCACCCCCAAGATGACTTCCACGAAACCTCCTAAGCCCTGCTCTTTTCTGTGTTGCTCCTCCTTCAGCCTTGCTCTCTTCAGGGCTTGCCTTGACTATGACACCTCCAGAAAGTCACTCCACTGCCAAGGGCAGCAGGTTGAAGTCTTtgaagtcccttccaaacctAACTATTCTATGACTCCTACTGGGATTTGCCGTGGGACAAaacagcacaggggacagagctggcagcagccacagctctgttCTGCACTTCCTTGAAGGGTGGAACACATGCAAACTCTGCCCTGAGCTTCCAGACGGTGGATGCTGCATCCATTTTTTAGGGCAGGACAGTCAGTCCCCAGCAAGGTGCGTCTCTCTGTTAGTGCCCACACATACAGGACAGGGATACACCGCAAGATCCCAGCACACCACTTCCAAGTGTCAGTCACGCACTGATTTCCTGCCTTCTGTTCCAAATAAACTGATGAAAAGGTTTGTGTAAGGGTGTGTGCCAAGAGCATGAAACTGGCCAAGAACCCAGGAGATCTTCCCTGGTCCTATATTCCTAATGCCTCTCAATTTTCAGGTAATACTGAAGAAGTTAAGAAAAGGTCATTCATAACATCAGCTGTAGTTGCAGTGatataataagaaaataatggaaGTATTCCCTGTCTGTGCAGGAACCCCAGAGGCCTAATTCAGGGCTGCACAGCTGACCAGGCAGCAAGAAAGACCAACCAATTTCCCTTGAGTGCACAGCAAAACTACAGCAATTAGAGGGCATTTTTTGCAAATGTTGAGTTCTTGGGTCTTCTTTCACAATTTCCATGTTGAGCATCATCTTGGTCTGTGACTACAAGGGGAGGCTATCAGGctattttctgtaagaaaacaaaGCCTTAGAATCTAACACCAAGCTTCTCAGCAATTTTCCAAGGATGTGAAAGAGGATACTTAATTCCACAGCAGGCACAATTAGGTCGGCTGAAGGTAAAGACTGATCCACCAATTCTTTAcagtttgtttctttattcAGTAAACATCTAGTTACAAgtttcacaaattaaaaaagTGGGGAGAGCTGATTGAAGAGGGGTCAGGGGGCCCACAGGCTGATCCAGCTTTTGTTCTGCTCCTCCCTTCTCCAATGCACAcatccttctgcttctccacAGATAcgccaaggagcagcaggggaatCGAAGTCTCCGTCCCAGTGAGGGGACTGACAGGGGGTTCTAGCAGAATTCCCTCATATTCCTTTCACAGGGGACTAAACACAAACTTCAGAACCAGCCCAACCCAGCACAGAAAGAGTGGAAAGGATGGAAGAGGCAAGGTGGCAGCTCCTCATGCCCAGCACTACTGGCAGAAAGAACAGAGccaagggacagcagagggaaTGGGCAATTAATGCGTTCCTTGCACATCAGTGAGATTTCCCCATGCCCCACTGCAGCACCCAAATGGGGTGAAAAAGAGCAATGCAGAAGATTAGTTGCTTTGTCTTAATTCTTAAGTGGGAGGGAGGTTAATACTAAATTTGAGGAGGGTCCAAGTGGTGCTTTGAAGGGGCTTCAGAGTTTCACTGTCTGTACctgggaggaaaggaaacaggaaacATAAAAAGAGTAAGCAGTGCCTAGAAAGCAGAAGACCGATAAAGACATGCTTAAACCTGATGTCTAGACatcaaaaaaaaagaggaaaatgtccCCTTTCAAGCACTAGATCACATCCTAGTGAGCTCTATTCAAAGCACAGGAGAGCAGACACCAGCGCTTACTTGTATTTCAAACTGGATGGACAGTAAATGGTCTCCAAGTTCCATACAATGACAATATAAACACTCCACAGATTGCAATCCTACATCACATCATACTATCTCAGCCATCAGTTAAGGCTGACACCTTCTTTTGTTCGTGACAAAGCCAACTTAAACAGCTTCCATCTTCCTGTTCAGCTCAGCATCTCAAAATTCACACCTGCTCTCTCAGAGTGGGAAAACCCCTTTGCAACCGGAACTTCAAAATAATGTGAGATTagtgcaaagaaacaaaataaccCTATGGCTaaggcagccccacagcagaagagagggaaggaaCTTGTTAAGACTTACAAGAGCGTGTAGGTCGGTTTGGGGGTGGCCACGCCGCACCCCCCACAGGTCTGCTCCGCCTTCACCAGTCGTACCGGCGGGACTGTCGGGAGGGAGAGTCCTCGGGGCCCTGGATGGCCAGCCGAGTGCCCTCGGCACGCCGGGCGGCGCCGCCCTCGTGGCGCCGGTACTCCAGGCCCCGCTGCGGCCGGAACCGGGACGTCTCCCGCCGCCACTCGTCATCAAACGCGGCCGCGTCGCCTGCAGGGAGACGAGCTCAGctggggaggggcggggggaaGGGGCACCCGGCTTTGCGGGAGGAGGACACGGGCACCACTCACTTTCATCCATGTTGATGTagtcctgcctctcctcctggTCACCCGTGCGATGGTTCCGGGAGCGCTGCATGATGTGGGCCCTCTCCCTGATGTGGTGTCCAATCGACATCTGTTCCAAGCCGCTGTCCGAGTCCCTCACGGTTCGTCTCGTCTCACGGATCTGGGGGCAGAATCCCACGTGGAATCAACATTCCCACTCCTTCTCCCAGCCCCCTAAGGCACCCTGATTCCTGCCTCCAGTATTTCAGCCAATCTGCACTGCCACCACTCCCAGGATGCCAAACGCAATGCTACAAAGAGGGAAGAATGGAttccccactgccagcactTCCCATTTCCTCCCAGGGGCCCTTGGCATGGTTCAGTGAGTCACAAGAGCACAATGTGCTCCTCAAACTGCAGCTGACTGCAAAGCCAAAGTGCTGTAGGTGGCCACCCACAAAGCCACCAAACGAAGCTCACCCTCTGacagcaaagccagcagcctcctccttACCCCGCCAGGTGCTGAACGCATCTCTGAGGTCTCCTGGTAGACTTTGGGCCCATCACCCAGGTTGGAATAAGAGATGACGGTTGAGGAGGTAAATGTCTGGCAGTTAGCACCATTTGTCATATGCTCCTGCAAGAAGGAATGGGGAATGGTGGAAagaagggatgggagggaagAAGAGATGGCATTTAATTCTCTCTATACAATGAAATAAGAAGAAACACAATAGGAAGAATATAATCCCCATGGGTCCATTTTTCTGGAGAATACATCTTTCTGTTAAATCAATACTTATTTCTTGCTAAACAAGTCTACCTCCGCACTTCCTTCCCcacccctctcctctccctgcactcAGGAACAagctctgtcactgtcacccagCAGTGAAGCAAAGCTTACAGCCTCTGCCACCTTGGCAGGTGTGGCTCAGTCCATCCCAAGTAGCACAGTAAGATAAGAGATATTAGAGGGATGGCAGAAGCACCCTCCATAGAGAATGGCTCATGGAGGCCTCTTACCATGTTTCCAATCATGTCATTCATCATCCCAAACATATCCATAAAGCCACCCGcctgagaaaagggaaagagaacaAAGAGTAGTCACTCTGGGAAGAGACACGAAGAAAGAACAACAAAGTATCTGCAAAAAACCTGCTGCCTAAGAAGAACCTTGAGttttttcacattctttcagcaatgcagaaaaaaaaaaccacccagcaTTTAGGGTTGCTGTTCTTTCCACTCTCTCAGGTTGCATTGCCCAACGATCTGGAAAAGGTTGTTCTTTTAGTTTGGATCCAACTGCCGATGCCCTGGGGTTTGTGAGCCTGGGGACTCAGAAAAGTTAGGAGAAGAAATCTCAGCACATGCACTAACAGTGATCTTAAGAAAGTTTCCACTgatagttttttttctgagcataACAACAAATTTGCTTATTTTCCCCTACAAACACCTGCCTTTCCCATCCTGTAAACCTGAATGCTGCAGTAACACCCTGGGCCAGCAGGTCTCACAGGTTAATTGTGCAA includes the following:
- the MLF2 gene encoding myeloid leukemia factor 2 → MFRLMRDGEPEDPMFAMDPFAIHRQHMNRMLSGSFGFGPLLGITDGTTPGARQAGRRMQAGAVSPFGMLGMAGGFMDMFGMMNDMIGNMEHMTNGANCQTFTSSTVISYSNLGDGPKVYQETSEMRSAPGGIRETRRTVRDSDSGLEQMSIGHHIRERAHIMQRSRNHRTGDQEERQDYINMDESDAAAFDDEWRRETSRFRPQRGLEYRRHEGGAARRAEGTRLAIQGPEDSPSRQSRRYDW